The following proteins are encoded in a genomic region of Pungitius pungitius chromosome 19, fPunPun2.1, whole genome shotgun sequence:
- the LOC119198459 gene encoding ADP-ribosyl cyclase/cyclic ADP-ribose hydrolase 1-like: MECAGSGAAEKIRRRRRLVACAVAVLVAVCVVVAVAVPLSLRRDTRTFKDTFVARCEGFKGYDCEKIWGVFEQAYVGRDPCDVPVGAYGPLLVAVPFPPACNRMMFWSKTKDVVHDFTEKRDCFVTVEDTLLGSVLDGQTWCGKEGSSETFTTDCPGWTQCENNTVRSFWTGASAAFAEAACGDATVMLNGTLATPFSSSSVFASIEVPRFRSPKVKSLKVVLVTQKNSATNCGNESLKDLQKQLDRGITYDCTEVPEAQILDCSSHPEKPCGACW; the protein is encoded by the exons ATGGAGTGCGCGGGGTCCGGTGCGGCGGAGAAGATCCGCAGGAGGCGCCGCCTGGTCGCCTGCGCGGTGGCGGTCCTGGTGGCGGTGTGCGTCGTGGTCGCCGTGGCGGTGCCTCTGTCGCTGCGGCGCGATACGCGCACGTTTAAGGACACGTTCGTGGCGAGGTGCGAGGGCTTCAAAGG ATACGACTGTGAGAAGATCTGGGGCGTGTTTGAGCAGGCCTACGTGGGACGGGACCCTTGTGACGTTCCCGTGGGCGCCTACGGGCCTCTGCTCGTCGCCGTGCCCTTCCCGCCCGCGTGCAACCGG atgaTGTTCTGGAGCAAAACGAAGGACGTGGTCCATGACTTCACTGAGAAGAGAGACTGCTTCGTGACGGTGGAGGACACCCTGCTGGGGTCGGTGCTGGACGGGCAGACCTGGTGCGGAAAGGAGGGCAGCAGCG AAACGTTCACTACCGACTGCCCAGGATGGACCCAATGCGAGAACAACACCGTCCGCTCCTTCTGGACCGGAGCCTCCGCCGCT TTTGCAGAAGCCGCCTGCGGCGACGCCACGGTGATGCTCAACGGGACCCTCGCCACGCCATTCAGTTCTTCAAG tGTGTTTGCGAGCATCGAGGTGCCGCGGTTCCGCTCCCCCAAGGTGAAAAGCCTGAAGGTGGTCCTGGTCACACAGAAGAACTCGGC GACAAACTGTGGCAACGAGTCTCTGAAGGACTTGCAGAAGCAGCTGGATCGAGGAATTACGTACGACTGCACCGAAGTGCCTGa ggcTCAGATCCTCGACTGCAGCTCCCACCCAGAGAAGCCCTGCGGAGCCTGTTGGTGA
- the LOC119198455 gene encoding ADP-ribosyl cyclase/cyclic ADP-ribose hydrolase 1-like → MMLWSDTKDVVHDFTKKNDSYVTMEDTLLGSVLDGKSWCGKKGSNGTSTICCPGRRQCENNAVDSFWYEASAAFAEAACGDVTVMLNAANATPFDSSSTFARFELPRLRYPRVKRLKVVLVTKKNVVTNCKDASLMDLQRNLAAGITYNCKDVSIVRTPCHLSLSLSLSLSLFLSLCRD, encoded by the exons ATGATGCTCTGGAGCGATACGAAGGATGTGGTCCATGACTTCACTAAGAAGAACGACAGTTACGTGACCATGGAGGACACCTTGCTGGGGTCTGTGCTGGACGGAAAGAGCTGGTGCGGAAAGAAGGGCAGCAATG GAACGTCTACTATCTGCTGCCCAGGAAGGAGGCAATGTGAGAACAACGCCGTTGACTCCTTCTGGTACGAAGCCTCCGCTGCT TTTGCAGAAGCTGCATGTGGCGACGTCACAGTGATGCTCAACGCGGCCAACGCCACACCATTCGATTCTTCAAG TACGTTTGCGAGATTCGAGTTGCCGCGGTTGCGCTACCCCAGGGTGAAAAGGCTGAAGGTCGTTCTGGTCACAAAGAAGAACGTGGT GACAAACTGTAAGGACGCGTCTTTGATGGACTTGCAGAGGAATCTGGCAGCAGGAATTACGTACAACTGCAAGGACGTGTCCATTGTGAGGACCCCatgtcacctctctctctctctctctctctctctctctctctttctctctctctgcagggatTAG